Proteins from one Halovivax limisalsi genomic window:
- a CDS encoding CTP synthase produces the protein MPTDSDTDYDPTLGRKFIFVTGGVMSGLGKGITAASTGRLLKNAGFDVTAVKIDPYLNVDAGTMNPFQHGEVYVLKDGGEVDLDLGNYERFLGIDMTSDHNVTTGKTYQHVIEKERAGDYLGKTVQIIPHVTDDIKRRIREAAEGHDVCIVEVGGTVGDIEGMPYLEALRQFAHEEPDENVLFTHVTLVPYSKNGEQKTKPTQHSVKEVRSIGLQPDIIVGRSPDELDRATKEKIALFCDIPTEAVFSNPDVEDVYHVPLVVEEEGLDQYVLERLGLADEALPQGERASEWREIVTTEKTGTVEIALVGKYDLEDAYMSIHESLKHAGFELGVEIETRWVDADEMADHHRERLRDADGVIVPGGFGMRGTEGKIEAVRYAREHDVPFLGLCLGFQLAVVEYARTVLGFEGAHSTEMDEETPHPVIDILPEQYEVENMGGTMRLGEHTTVIEPETLAYELYGDTSCSERHRHRYEVNPEYFEDFADEPMVFSGTAGNRMEILELESHPFFLGTQFHPEYSSRPDDPSPPFVGFVDAVVETADIDGRDAEPDNREGAADTEVTA, from the coding sequence ATGCCGACGGACTCGGACACTGATTACGATCCCACACTGGGACGGAAGTTCATTTTCGTCACCGGCGGCGTGATGTCGGGCCTCGGGAAGGGCATCACGGCAGCGAGCACGGGCCGCCTGCTCAAAAACGCCGGGTTCGACGTGACCGCGGTGAAGATCGATCCCTACCTCAACGTCGACGCGGGGACGATGAACCCGTTCCAACACGGGGAGGTCTACGTCCTCAAAGACGGGGGCGAGGTCGACCTGGACCTGGGGAACTACGAGCGGTTCCTCGGGATCGACATGACCTCGGACCACAACGTCACGACGGGCAAGACCTACCAGCACGTCATCGAGAAGGAGCGCGCGGGCGACTACCTGGGCAAGACCGTCCAGATCATCCCGCACGTCACCGACGACATCAAGCGCCGCATCCGCGAGGCCGCCGAAGGCCACGACGTCTGCATCGTCGAGGTCGGCGGCACGGTCGGCGACATCGAGGGAATGCCCTACCTCGAGGCGCTGCGCCAGTTCGCCCACGAGGAGCCGGACGAGAACGTCCTCTTTACCCACGTCACGCTCGTCCCCTACTCGAAGAACGGGGAGCAAAAGACCAAGCCGACCCAGCACTCCGTCAAGGAGGTGCGTTCGATCGGCCTCCAGCCCGACATCATCGTCGGGCGCAGCCCCGACGAACTCGACCGGGCGACCAAAGAGAAGATCGCGCTCTTTTGCGACATCCCGACGGAAGCCGTCTTCTCGAACCCCGACGTCGAGGACGTCTACCACGTCCCGCTGGTCGTCGAGGAGGAGGGTCTCGACCAGTACGTCCTCGAACGCCTCGGCCTGGCCGACGAGGCCCTGCCCCAGGGCGAGCGCGCCAGCGAGTGGCGCGAGATCGTCACCACCGAGAAGACGGGGACGGTCGAGATCGCGCTGGTGGGTAAGTACGACCTCGAGGACGCCTACATGTCGATCCACGAGTCGCTCAAGCACGCCGGCTTCGAACTCGGCGTCGAGATCGAGACCCGCTGGGTCGACGCCGACGAGATGGCCGACCACCACCGCGAGCGACTGCGCGACGCCGACGGGGTCATCGTCCCCGGCGGCTTCGGGATGCGCGGCACCGAGGGCAAGATCGAGGCCGTCCGCTACGCCCGCGAACACGACGTCCCCTTCCTCGGACTCTGTCTGGGCTTCCAGTTGGCCGTCGTCGAGTACGCGCGCACCGTGCTCGGCTTCGAGGGCGCCCACTCCACCGAGATGGACGAGGAGACGCCCCACCCGGTGATCGACATCCTGCCCGAGCAGTACGAGGTCGAGAACATGGGCGGGACGATGCGCCTCGGCGAGCACACGACCGTCATCGAACCCGAGACGCTCGCCTACGAGCTCTACGGCGACACCTCCTGCTCGGAGCGCCACCGCCACCGCTACGAGGTCAACCCGGAGTACTTCGAGGACTTCGCGGACGAGCCGATGGTCTTCTCCGGCACCGCGGGCAACCGCATGGAGATCCTGGAACTCGAGAGCCACCCGTTCTTCCTCGGGACCCAGTTCCACCCCGAGTACAGTTCGCGACCGGACGATCCGAGTCCGCCCTTCGTCGGCTTCGTCGACGCCGTGGTGGAGACGGCCGATATCGACGGTCGCGATGCCGAACCCGACAATCGCGAAGGCGCTGCGGACACGGAGGTGACCGCCTGA
- a CDS encoding ABC transporter ATP-binding protein gives MSVVETDDLAKSFGDASVLRDVDLTVEAGEVLAVMGPNGVGKSVLFSAIAGSTRPSSGSVTVFGADPTERSDTTSFLLQDALCSDRLTGRENIRYFERLHPAFTDEAWTIVDRLGLTEALDKRVEDYSGGMTRKLELAIALAIDVPLYLLDEPTAALDLSTIQAVHQLVRERRAAGRTILLSSHQPMDADLADRLAFVADGRIVGTGSPETLFERVPPVVETRLSNADALADVALAGVTYPADGAVRAFLPPDGGASDADGQGTDDRSSTDPAVPSGVSRVERTTYTDLFTYFTRLVPAMEGDP, from the coding sequence ATGAGCGTCGTCGAAACCGACGACCTCGCGAAGTCGTTCGGAGACGCGTCCGTCCTCCGGGACGTCGACCTGACCGTCGAGGCGGGCGAGGTGCTCGCCGTCATGGGACCGAACGGGGTCGGCAAGTCGGTTCTCTTCTCGGCCATCGCGGGCAGTACGCGTCCGTCGTCCGGCTCCGTCACCGTCTTCGGCGCCGATCCGACCGAGCGATCGGACACGACGAGCTTCCTCCTGCAGGACGCGCTGTGTTCGGACCGACTCACCGGCCGGGAGAACATCCGGTACTTCGAACGGCTCCATCCCGCGTTCACCGACGAGGCCTGGACGATCGTCGACCGCCTCGGACTGACCGAGGCACTCGACAAGCGCGTCGAGGACTACTCCGGCGGGATGACCCGCAAGCTCGAACTCGCCATCGCGCTCGCCATCGACGTCCCGCTGTACCTGCTCGACGAACCCACGGCCGCGCTCGACCTCTCGACGATCCAGGCGGTCCACCAGCTCGTTCGCGAACGGCGGGCCGCCGGCCGAACCATCCTGCTGTCGAGTCACCAGCCGATGGACGCCGACCTGGCGGACCGGCTGGCGTTCGTCGCGGACGGGCGGATCGTCGGGACGGGGTCGCCCGAGACCCTCTTCGAGCGCGTGCCGCCGGTCGTCGAGACGCGCCTCTCGAACGCCGACGCGCTGGCCGACGTCGCTCTCGCGGGCGTGACCTACCCGGCCGACGGCGCCGTCCGCGCCTTTCTCCCCCCTGACGGCGGGGCGAGCGACGCGGACGGACAGGGGACCGACGATCGTTCGTCCACCGATCCGGCGGTGCCGTCCGGCGTCTCGCGCGTCGAGCGAACCACCTACACCGACCTCTTTACGTACTTCACGCGACTCGTTCCGGCGATGGAGGGCGACCCATGA
- a CDS encoding MogA/MoaB family molybdenum cofactor biosynthesis protein — MAADRADGGTESSDADAAADGGPPLGIGLLSISEMRSLSDDRALAEATADVEAAGHEIVVRERIGRDFDSVQSTASRLADRDDVDALVTVGATSVEPTDVTVGAVRPLLDAELPAFETLFTLFALESIGTHVVASRPLAGVIGETPVFCLPGNTGGTRLAMRRIVCPQLRQLVNLAARPEADDGDESEADE; from the coding sequence ATGGCCGCCGACCGAGCGGATGGAGGGACCGAATCGTCCGACGCCGACGCGGCCGCCGACGGCGGTCCGCCCCTCGGAATCGGGCTCCTCTCGATCTCGGAGATGCGGTCGCTCTCCGACGACCGGGCGCTGGCCGAGGCCACCGCCGACGTCGAGGCCGCCGGTCACGAGATCGTCGTCCGCGAGCGGATCGGCCGGGACTTCGATTCGGTTCAGTCGACGGCGTCGCGACTCGCCGACCGCGACGACGTCGACGCGCTGGTGACCGTGGGTGCGACCAGCGTCGAACCGACCGACGTGACGGTCGGCGCGGTCCGGCCGCTGCTTGACGCCGAACTCCCCGCGTTCGAGACGCTGTTTACGCTCTTCGCGCTCGAGTCGATCGGCACGCACGTCGTGGCCTCGCGCCCGCTCGCCGGCGTCATCGGTGAAACGCCGGTGTTCTGTTTGCCGGGCAATACCGGCGGGACGCGACTCGCGATGCGTCGGATCGTCTGTCCGCAATTGCGCCAGCTCGTCAACCTCGCGGCCCGACCGGAGGCCGACGATGGTGACGAATCCGAAGCCGATGAGTGA
- a CDS encoding NUDIX hydrolase translates to MPDDPPSRDEAPEQTEPDPRTEIHPQDPDGSAWETEDRSVAYSCPGFDVISETVVLPDGTRTDFDYLSEPPSVGILPFTPAGAVVTIEEWRHAVGRHNVGIPVGGVEPDDADVAAAARRELAEETGYGAGSLEALCTVEPANGLADSVLHLFVARDCRPTAEQDLDEDETIRVRERSLEALERAALSGELRDARPMLAVSYYRLRERASDGTVDD, encoded by the coding sequence ATGCCTGACGATCCCCCATCGCGAGACGAGGCTCCCGAGCAGACCGAGCCCGACCCGCGGACCGAGATCCATCCACAGGATCCCGACGGGTCGGCGTGGGAGACCGAGGACCGCTCGGTCGCGTACTCCTGTCCCGGCTTCGACGTGATCTCCGAGACCGTCGTCCTCCCGGACGGGACGCGAACCGACTTCGATTACCTCTCCGAGCCGCCGAGTGTGGGGATCCTGCCGTTCACGCCCGCGGGGGCTGTCGTGACGATCGAGGAGTGGCGCCACGCCGTCGGTCGGCACAACGTCGGCATCCCCGTCGGCGGCGTCGAACCCGACGACGCGGACGTCGCGGCCGCCGCGCGGCGGGAACTCGCCGAGGAGACCGGCTACGGAGCCGGCTCGCTCGAGGCGCTCTGTACGGTCGAACCGGCGAACGGCCTCGCCGACAGCGTCTTGCACCTCTTCGTCGCTCGCGACTGTCGGCCCACCGCCGAGCAGGACCTCGACGAGGACGAGACCATTCGCGTGCGCGAACGATCACTGGAAGCGCTCGAACGGGCGGCGCTGTCGGGCGAACTCAGGGACGCTCGGCCGATGCTGGCCGTCTCGTACTACCGGCTCCGAGAGCGGGCGAGCGACGGAACCGTCGACGACTGA
- a CDS encoding ABC transporter permease: protein MERTDTDDRPADQGRSSTRDDGPRPDSVRADGGAHAAETGAETVRGTAASATAVWANQARAFAERCLRELATSRIMLASLVGTAAGMQLFFGALWEGMAASTIASAAVGTATFGAIYVCLYAFGYLLAGDLEARRYEAYRSMPIAASADLAGRMLAGGVLATVAFSLTLVAGVVTGGSFALRSVASVPIVLLAFAVTCVFWMLVALPVIATAANERLAEYGVPMIAVLGYMLTGFNGANVALSPLSGDLLNYLPNTLSTRLLIYHLVPTSDWAEAGLGPPGPPAGPEYLALLVAYAVVAAVAGTVATNRLLYDRGVRR from the coding sequence ATGGAACGAACTGATACCGACGACCGACCCGCCGACCAGGGGCGGTCGTCAACGAGAGACGACGGCCCCCGCCCGGACTCCGTCAGGGCCGACGGCGGCGCTCACGCAGCCGAAACGGGCGCGGAGACGGTGCGCGGGACCGCCGCCAGCGCGACGGCCGTCTGGGCGAACCAGGCCCGCGCGTTCGCCGAACGCTGTCTGCGCGAACTCGCGACGAGTCGAATCATGCTCGCGAGCCTCGTCGGCACGGCCGCCGGGATGCAGCTGTTCTTCGGCGCCCTCTGGGAGGGGATGGCCGCGTCGACGATCGCCAGCGCGGCGGTCGGCACGGCCACGTTCGGGGCGATCTACGTCTGCCTGTACGCCTTCGGCTACCTGCTGGCCGGCGACCTGGAAGCGCGCCGGTACGAGGCCTACCGATCCATGCCCATCGCCGCCTCCGCGGACCTGGCCGGGCGGATGCTCGCCGGCGGGGTCCTCGCGACCGTCGCCTTCTCGCTCACGCTGGTCGCCGGCGTCGTTACCGGCGGGTCGTTCGCCCTGCGAAGCGTCGCGTCGGTCCCGATCGTCCTCCTCGCCTTCGCCGTCACCTGCGTCTTCTGGATGCTCGTGGCGCTGCCGGTCATCGCGACGGCGGCCAACGAGCGCCTCGCGGAGTACGGCGTGCCGATGATCGCCGTCCTCGGCTACATGCTCACCGGGTTCAACGGCGCGAACGTCGCCCTCTCGCCGCTCTCGGGCGATCTGCTGAACTACCTGCCGAACACGCTCTCGACCCGCCTGCTGATCTACCACCTCGTGCCGACGAGCGACTGGGCCGAGGCCGGTCTCGGCCCGCCGGGCCCGCCTGCCGGTCCCGAATACCTCGCCCTGCTCGTCGCCTACGCCGTCGTCGCGGCCGTCGCCGGGACCGTCGCGACGAATCGCCTCCTCTACGACCGGGGGGTTCGGCGATGA
- a CDS encoding transcriptional regulator has product MEIDKLVHQPTRLQLFAYLYANGETTFSDLADALELTEGNLASHIGRMEDEDCVAVEKTFVDRKPRTTYELTDRGERLFEDHVATLEALIDDFDAASDA; this is encoded by the coding sequence ATGGAGATCGACAAACTCGTCCACCAGCCGACGCGGCTGCAACTGTTCGCGTACCTCTACGCGAACGGCGAGACGACGTTCTCCGACCTCGCCGACGCGCTCGAGCTGACGGAGGGCAACCTGGCGAGTCACATCGGCCGCATGGAGGACGAAGACTGCGTCGCCGTCGAGAAGACGTTCGTCGACCGCAAACCCCGAACGACCTACGAATTGACCGACCGGGGCGAACGCCTCTTCGAGGACCATGTCGCGACGCTCGAGGCGCTCATCGACGACTTCGACGCGGCGAGCGACGCGTGA
- the guaA gene encoding glutamine-hydrolyzing GMP synthase: protein MVDVETFVPEAIDEIGDEIGDANAVIALSGGVDSSVAAALAYEAIGERLTPVYVDTGLMRKGETDQIRETFDYMESLRIVDAKDRFLDALEGVTDPEEKRRVIGERFIREFEREAKDADADYLVQGTIYPDRIESEGGIKSHHNVGGLPEVVDFDGIVEPVRDLYKDEVREVARHLDLDELVAERMPFPGPGLAVRVIGEVTEEKLAVAREACHVVEDELEEYDPWQALAAVIGKATGVKGDNRVHGWVVAVRSVDSRDGMTARAQEIDWETLQRIQSRITGQNDNVARVVYDVTHKPPATIEYE, encoded by the coding sequence ATGGTCGACGTCGAGACGTTCGTCCCGGAGGCGATCGACGAGATCGGCGACGAGATCGGCGACGCCAACGCCGTCATCGCGCTCTCGGGCGGCGTCGACTCCTCGGTGGCCGCCGCGCTGGCCTACGAGGCCATCGGCGAACGGCTCACGCCGGTCTACGTCGACACCGGGCTGATGCGCAAGGGCGAGACCGACCAGATCCGGGAGACCTTCGACTACATGGAGAGTCTGCGGATCGTCGACGCCAAAGACCGGTTCCTCGACGCCCTCGAAGGGGTCACGGATCCGGAGGAGAAACGCCGGGTAATCGGCGAGCGGTTCATCCGCGAGTTCGAGCGCGAGGCCAAAGACGCCGACGCGGACTACCTCGTCCAGGGGACCATCTACCCCGACCGCATCGAGTCCGAAGGCGGGATCAAGTCCCACCACAACGTCGGCGGCCTTCCGGAGGTCGTCGACTTCGACGGCATCGTCGAGCCCGTCCGCGATCTCTACAAGGACGAGGTCCGCGAGGTGGCTCGCCACCTCGATCTGGACGAACTCGTCGCCGAGCGGATGCCGTTCCCCGGCCCCGGTCTCGCAGTCCGCGTCATCGGCGAGGTGACCGAGGAGAAGCTCGCGGTCGCCCGCGAGGCCTGTCACGTCGTCGAGGACGAACTCGAGGAGTACGATCCCTGGCAGGCGCTGGCCGCCGTCATCGGCAAGGCGACGGGCGTGAAGGGCGACAATCGCGTCCACGGCTGGGTCGTCGCGGTCCGGTCGGTCGACTCCCGCGACGGGATGACCGCCCGCGCCCAGGAGATCGACTGGGAGACCCTCCAGCGCATCCAGTCGCGCATCACCGGCCAAAACGACAACGTCGCCCGCGTCGTCTACGACGTCACGCACAAACCCCCCGCGACGATCGAGTACGAATGA
- a CDS encoding PadR family transcriptional regulator, whose amino-acid sequence MDQLTGFQRDLLYVITGMDRPSGQEILDVINDYVDQPVTHGRLYPNLDALVEEGLVEKGQLDRRTNYYALTPSGERALEDRQEWVEQYVEV is encoded by the coding sequence ATGGATCAACTCACCGGCTTCCAGCGCGACCTGCTGTACGTCATCACCGGGATGGATCGCCCGTCCGGCCAGGAGATCCTGGACGTGATCAACGACTACGTCGACCAGCCCGTCACCCACGGGCGGCTGTACCCGAATCTCGACGCCCTCGTCGAGGAGGGCCTCGTCGAGAAGGGCCAGCTCGACCGCCGGACGAACTACTACGCGCTGACGCCGAGCGGCGAACGCGCCCTCGAAGACAGACAGGAGTGGGTCGAACAATACGTCGAAGTGTAA
- a CDS encoding DUF7126 family protein yields the protein MSDDPIDPDGRTDASPRDAGTNEPIASAIVAGPDDHDIAPALAAEGIDVTRIDEPPNRPALETAGITSVEGYVVTDYADATSVPIARDLTDDLRIVAYASGSVPEFVRSQLDLAIDPRVLDPNIVAEELARP from the coding sequence ATGAGCGACGACCCAATCGATCCGGACGGCAGGACCGATGCATCGCCACGTGATGCGGGCACGAACGAACCGATCGCCTCGGCGATCGTCGCCGGTCCGGACGATCACGACATCGCCCCCGCGCTGGCGGCGGAAGGGATCGACGTCACCCGCATCGACGAACCGCCGAACAGACCGGCGCTGGAGACGGCGGGGATCACGTCGGTCGAGGGCTACGTCGTCACCGACTACGCCGACGCGACCTCGGTCCCGATCGCTCGCGACCTGACGGACGACCTTCGGATCGTCGCCTACGCGAGCGGGTCCGTCCCCGAGTTCGTCCGCAGCCAGCTGGATCTCGCGATCGATCCCCGGGTGCTCGACCCAAACATCGTCGCGGAAGAACTCGCTCGCCCCTAG
- a CDS encoding 5-formyltetrahydrofolate cyclo-ligase, giving the protein MSPSARDGDESTDPDSPSEAGRSKAAVRERIWDALEDSGAARFPYPPHGRIPNVADAGDAAERLADTSRWAAARTVKANPDAPQLPVRRRALRDGKRLYVAVPRLRDERCFLELDPSKIDDYDGATTVSGISEYGVPRSPADLPRIDLIVSGSVAVSEAGARIGKGEGYSDLEWAILRAFDRVDDATTVATTVHERQLVESIDADAHDVTMDLVVTPERVIETGGASQPDGIDWAALSPERRDEIPILSALERDPPV; this is encoded by the coding sequence ATGAGTCCATCCGCCCGCGACGGCGACGAATCGACGGACCCCGACTCGCCGTCCGAGGCCGGCCGGTCCAAAGCGGCCGTGCGCGAACGAATCTGGGACGCCCTCGAGGATTCGGGAGCGGCCCGCTTTCCGTACCCGCCCCACGGGCGCATCCCCAACGTGGCCGACGCCGGTGACGCGGCCGAGCGCCTCGCGGACACCTCGCGGTGGGCCGCGGCTCGGACCGTCAAAGCGAACCCGGACGCCCCGCAGCTCCCGGTGCGTAGGCGCGCCTTACGCGACGGAAAACGCCTCTACGTCGCCGTTCCGCGGCTTCGCGACGAGCGGTGCTTCCTCGAACTCGATCCGTCGAAAATCGACGATTACGACGGCGCGACGACCGTCTCCGGGATCTCCGAGTACGGCGTCCCGCGTTCGCCCGCCGACCTGCCCCGCATCGACCTGATCGTCTCCGGGAGCGTCGCGGTCTCCGAGGCCGGCGCCCGAATCGGGAAAGGGGAGGGCTACAGCGACCTCGAGTGGGCGATCCTCCGGGCGTTCGATCGGGTCGACGACGCGACGACCGTCGCCACGACGGTTCACGAGCGCCAGCTCGTCGAATCGATCGACGCCGACGCCCACGACGTCACGATGGACCTGGTGGTCACGCCCGAACGAGTTATCGAGACGGGCGGCGCCTCCCAACCGGACGGGATCGACTGGGCGGCGCTCTCGCCGGAGCGACGCGACGAGATCCCGATTCTATCGGCGTTGGAACGGGATCCGCCGGTCTGA